The DNA window CAGCACCCTTACTCAGAATCCTAATTTATGTAAATATGTTTGATTGTGCACAAAGTTTAAAATACTacaatgatttttaaaatttatagttcAATATAAGTCatatatatttatgtgattataaatcatctcattaaagataaaataagaagtttaaagttaaattattactagatataaaataatgtCAAATTTTTTTAGACNTCAGCGCCCTTACTCAGAATCCTAATTCATGTAAATATGTTTGATTGCGCACAAAgtttaaaaatactataaagatttttaaaatttatagttcAATATAAGTCatatatatttatgtgattataaattatctcatataaaattaaaagtttaaagttaaattattaaataatgtcAAATTTTTGTCAGACGGACtaaaaaaagtgtcacataaaataatattagtttACTACTACATGTTACGTGTGTCTATGACTTGTGCTTTCCTGTTCCTTGCCATTCGAAGCTTGTGCAAAACAATCTGTTAGACTACTAAAGCGAGTGTCCCACGCGTGTTGTCACACTGCTTTCTATTCCAAgttgaaaaaaaacaaaaggttAAAAAGACTATGCAAGAGTAACAAGTACATATTCTTttgcgcacctcgactaatttcacGGGTTACCTGCCACCTCCCACGAGCAACATGTATCAGGTAACTCTGTCCAACAAGGCTAGGACATATGGGACATGTAGCAATTGTTTTCTTGAACCTTACTCTGTTATATTACAACCTTCCTCTGATATTGAGTCTTCGAAAGCCACACTGCATTGTCTATATTTGCTTAAGCCCTATTGacttgaattaaattttcatAGTGCCACAATAAATAGTTGATGCCATAACGAAGTAGAGTTTATTTGACAAGCCTTTTCATCTTTCACTTCATGATACACAACCTAATCATAGCACCTATTTCTTTTTgaactattattattatggaAGATCAATCAGAATTtatgaagaatcttgaaaagttCAACTCTGATATAAATTAACtgtattattaagaaaataagataAGAGAATTCATTATAGTAGGAACCTTCCTGTTTGAAATGACAAAATGTCAAAATTTTGCAACTTTATATAAATACTAGACAGGATCCCAGTATATAAAGCTTCATACCCAAATCTATTTCTCCTAGATTACCCTGTTCACAGGTATCAGCAATCTACTATATATCATGATCATAGCAGCTAAATATTTCCTCAGATGTTTTCTCCTCACTAAATCATATTATGCTAATGTCAATGTTACTGCAAAATTGAAGAAAGATTCAGCCTTTGATTCCATtaactaaaatattgaaagatAAGAGTTGAAGAAACAACAGTACGCGAGTAGCAACAAGGAAAATCACCAAAACTAGATACTATATCAGACCTTAAACCTTCTAGCATGACTCCTTTTCCCCTAGTAACTTTCACTCAAAAAAGGACTAGCAATGAAGGCCCCATATCAAATACTGTAGTAATCTCGTAAAAGGTTATGCCTAGTGTTATAGGCGCATTCACCTGCCCTGATTCTCACGTCCCTAGAATTGTTCTTTACTCGGTTCAGACTTCAGAGGCACAACATGTTCCCTTAAAACACTGCTCTGAAAGAGAAAATATGACTCAAGTCATTTACTTTGAGTAATGATAACACCAAACACAACAACCAAACAATTGTTCTTGCAAAATGTTGTTTTTTTCAAGGAAATATGCAAATAGCAATAGGACAGCAAGTTCTTGAAGAAGATGTGGTGTGAATATGACCCTTACATATGTTAAAGTGTTTTTCTATATTTGACAATATAGACAAAATTGAACTGCCCTTGTGAAAAGAATGTATAGAGCAGAACTCTTACCAGTAACTTCTTACACAATTGAGCTCGTCAAAAGTTTTGCAGCATTCATCCCTGTCGTGTCCTTAGTTCGTTTTGTAAGAGGGGGCAAACTAGACTTTCAAAGTAAATTTCTGCTTCAACACCAAAATTACCATCACCAACATCCACAGACTTTGGATATCTTGTCGAGTCATCCTTTGGATTGTATATCATGAAAACTGATccaaatataaccaaaatttcACCTGTATTTGACAAGCAAAAGGATGGAGAAAACAGATAACCCAAACGGTGTTCATATGGAGGATACTTGATGGTAAACATCTTTGTCCAAGATTTTTTAATACCATACTCTTTCATAACCCACACATCTACGTGAGTTCTCGGATCAGTGCAAACCATAGAAAGATTACTTCCATACACTCCAAGCGAGAAAACACCATTTCCTTCTCCATAGCAGGGCAGCTCCACCACTCCCCATTCCTCACAAGACAAATCAATAGAACTGATGATCCATCCCTCATGCAAATGACCATCACAAGTAGCCCAATGAAGCTTTCCATTCACAAACTTACCCACCTCCGTGAAAAGTAACTCATTCTTAAGACAATGGATGCTTCTCCAAGAATCAGTCTTTAGACTATATACTTCGAACTCGTTATGATGCTTATTGTGATGTTGACAAGTAGAACGCACACGCAATACCTTATACTCATCATGTATCTCATCGTATCCAAAACCATATGTAACCATGCTAGAAGAAAACCTTTTTTCAGTAGGCAACNagcaaaccccaaggctcaagtcaattgccagcaggccaacccctgagggttggcctgctggcaaGTAACTCATTCTTAAGACAATGGATGCTTCTCCAAGAATCACTCTTTAGACTATATACTTCGAACTCGTTATGATGCTTATTGTGATGTTGACAAGTAGAACGCACACGCAATACCTTATACTCATCATGTATCTCATCGTATCCAAAACCATATGTAACCATGCTAGAAGAAAACCTTTTTTCAGTAGGCAACTTCTTGTACTTTCTAA is part of the Solanum stenotomum isolate F172 chromosome 8, ASM1918654v1, whole genome shotgun sequence genome and encodes:
- the LOC125873448 gene encoding F-box/kelch-repeat protein At3g23880-like, with the protein product MEFGEDEALHQHHKRSKSIKYSQLPSTSVQDSSILPPELITDILSRLPVKSLLQCRCVSKSWLSLICSPEFIKTHLSLAANNKGLSLLDESVVDSSDMNYPVENHCGRFWTVGSVNGLICVSGFSSSMVTYGFGYDEIHDEYKVLRVRSTCQHHNKHHNEFEVYSLKTDSWRSIHCLKNELLFTEVGKFVNGKLHWATCDGHLHEGWIISSIDLSCEEWGVVELPCYGEGNGVFSLGVYGSNLSMVCTDPRTHVDVWVMKEYGIKKSWTKMFTIKYPPYEHRLGYLFSPSFCLSNTGEILVIFGSVFMIYNPKDDSTRYPKSVDVGDGNFGVEAEIYFESLVCPLLQNELRTRQG